A region from the Linepithema humile isolate Giens D197 chromosome 1, Lhum_UNIL_v1.0, whole genome shotgun sequence genome encodes:
- the Trs23 gene encoding trafficking protein particle complex subunit 4: MVIYGVYIVSKSGGLIFNHDHNVPKIEVEKSFNFPLDIKLNYENKKVVVAFGQRDGINVGHVLSAVNGIAVTGRELEDGRDVLEMLEQSENFPITLKFSRAKMTTNEKIFLASMFYPLFAIASQLSPEPRCSGIEVLEADTFRLYCFQTLTGIKFMIVAEPSQSGMEILLKRVYDLYADYALKNPFYALEMPIRCELFETNLQTLLETVEKSGISNV; encoded by the exons ATGGTGATATATGGTGTTTACATCGTGTCAAAGTCTGGTGGTTTAATTTTCAATCACGATCATAATGTTCCAAAAATTGAAGTCGAAAAGTCTTTCAACTTTCCGcttgatattaaattgaattatgaAAACAAGAAAGTGGTGGTAGCTTTTGGACAAAGAGATGGAATAAATG tgGGTCATGTGTTGTCAGCTGTCAATGGAATTGCAGTCACAGGTCGTGAACTTGAAGATGGAAGAGATGTTTTGGAGATGTTAGAACAATCAGAAAATTTTCCCATAACTTTGAAGTTTAGTCGGGCAAAAATGACAACaaacgagaaaatatttttagcttcaATGTTTTACCCACTGTTTGCTATAGCAAGCCAGCTAAGTCCAGAACCGCGATGTTCTGGAATTGAGGTCCTCGAAGCAGATACATTTCGTTTATATTGTTTCCAGACATTGAcaggtattaaatttatgatagtAGCAGAGCCGTCACAATCAGGGATGGAAATCCTATTAAAAAGAGTATATGATCTATATGCTGATTATGCGCTAAAGAATCCATTTTATGCACTGGAAATGCCCATTCGATGTGAATTATTCGAAACTAATTTACAGACATTGCTGGAAACAGTTGAAAAATCTGGGATAagcaatgtttaa
- the lace gene encoding serine palmitoyltransferase 2 isoform X1, which translates to MNGSTMATTTTRLRATDTCSEEAPRALEGRPIKPSLRNGLTSHGAEEAGKINGYTLTSNGHVRDSSRNPTKQKKEVKKALRSKESFEKVSFITAALTHLGFYILMFLGFINQLLFVPKGATEKNRKGYAPLYDNFEKFYLRYVYRRVRDCWNRPICSVPGATLILKDRVTKDYGWTFQFTGTETPCINLGSYNYLGFAEASSKCANDSIETLRKFGCASCSTRLELGNMPIHDELEELTAKFLGVEDAIVFGMGFATNALNLPSLVSEDCLVLSDEKNHASLILGLRLSGAVIRIFKHNNVKHLEDCLKKAIVYGQPKSGKPWKKIVIIVEGIYSMEGSIVHLPEIVELKKKYKAYLYVDEAHSIGATGKRGRGVCDYYGIDPHEIDILMGTFTKSFGSAGGYIAGTKALINYLRIHSHAHTYAVSMSPPVTQQIITSMRIIAGEDGTDAGDKRIKQLARNTKYFRRRLNQIGVIIYGNDDSPVVPMLVYLFSKIGAVIRTLIKYNIATVGVGFPATPLMEGRIRFCLSAAHTKEQLDYVLSHIEMIADTLGLRYSKKPRTTTKIEYYSDSETE; encoded by the exons ATGAACGGATCGACGAtggcgacgacgacaacgaggTTGCGCGCTACGGACACGTGTAGCGAGGAAGCGCCAAGAGCACTTGAGGGAAGGCCGATAAAACCGTCATTGCGGAACGGTTTAACCTCTCACGGCGCCGAAGAAGCCGGTAAAATCAACGGCTACACGCTGACCAGCAATGGACACGTACGCGAT tctTCCCGCAATCcaactaaacaaaaaaaagaagttaaaAAAGCACTGCGGTCAAAGGAGTCCTTTGAAAAGGTTTCGTTCATCACAGCGGCGCTTACACACCTTGGTTTCTACATTCTCATGTTCCTGGGATTTATTAATCAGTTATTGTTTGTTCCAAAGGGTGCCACCGAGAAGAATAGAAAG gGATATGCTCCACTCTATGACAATTTCGAGAAATTTTATCTTAGATACGTCTATAGGAGAGTCAGAGATTGTTGGAATAGGCCAATATGCTCCGTTCCCGGTGCAACGTTAATATTAAAGGATCGAGTTACTAAAGACTATGGATGGACGTTTCA ATTTACTGGAACTGAAACGCCATGTATAAACTTGGGCTCTTACAATTATTTAGGATTCGCCGAGGCGAGTAGTAAGTGCGCTAACGACAGCATCGAAACGCTCAGGAAGTTTGGCTGTGCCAGTTGTAGTACACGTCTTGAATTAG GAAATATGCCCATACACGATGAATTAGAAGAATTAACTGCGAAATTTCTGGGAGTGGAAGACGCAATAGTGTTTGGAATGGGATTCGCAACGAATGCATTGAATTTGCCTTCTTTGGTCAGCGAAGACTGTTTAGTTCTTAGCGACGAAAAGAATCATGCGTCGCTTATTCTGGGACTGCGATTGTCTGGCGCAGTGATACGGATCTTCAAGCACAATA ACGTAAAACACTTGGAAGACTGCTTAAAGAAGGCTATTGTTTATGGTCAACCAAAGTCTGGTAAACCTTGGAAGAAAATAGTTATCATTGTCGAAGGTATTTATTCTATGGAAGGCTCAATTGTCCATCTACCCGAGATAGTggaattgaaaaagaaatataaa GCCTATCTTTATGTGGATGAAGCGCACAGCATAGGTGCCACAGGAAAGCGCGGGAGAGGAGTTTGCGATTATTACGGCATTGATCCGCATGAAATCGATATACTTATGGGAACATTCACGAAAAGCTTCGGCTCGGCGGGTGGATATATAGCCGGAACGAAA gcattgataaattatttaagaatacaCAGTCACGCACATACATATGCGGTATCCATGTCTCCGCCGGTTACCCAACAAATTATCACGTCGATGCGAATTATCGCAGGCGAAGATGGCACCGATGCTGGTGACAAACGAATCAAACAATTAGCTAggaatacaaaatactttagACGCAGATTAAATCAAATCGGAGTTATAATCTATGGAAATGATGATTCTCCCGTTGTGCCTATGCTAGTTTATCTATTTTCTAAGATTGG TGCAGTGATCCGTACTCtgataaagtataatattgcAACTGTCGGTGTTGGATTCCCAGCAACACCGTTAATGGAAGGCAGAATTAGATTTTGCCTTTCCGCTGCGCATACAAAGGAACAGTTGGATTAT GTATTGTCGCATATTGAGATGATTGCGGACACGTTAGGATTAAGATACTCGAAGAAACCTCGTACCACTACAAAAATAGAATACTATTCCGACAGCGAAACAGAATGA
- the lace gene encoding serine palmitoyltransferase 2 isoform X2 → MDTYAILPAIQLNKKKKLKKHCGQRSPLKRFRSSQRRLHTLVSTFSCSWDLLISYCLFQRVPPRRIERYVYRRVRDCWNRPICSVPGATLILKDRVTKDYGWTFQFTGTETPCINLGSYNYLGFAEASSKCANDSIETLRKFGCASCSTRLELGNMPIHDELEELTAKFLGVEDAIVFGMGFATNALNLPSLVSEDCLVLSDEKNHASLILGLRLSGAVIRIFKHNNVKHLEDCLKKAIVYGQPKSGKPWKKIVIIVEGIYSMEGSIVHLPEIVELKKKYKAYLYVDEAHSIGATGKRGRGVCDYYGIDPHEIDILMGTFTKSFGSAGGYIAGTKALINYLRIHSHAHTYAVSMSPPVTQQIITSMRIIAGEDGTDAGDKRIKQLARNTKYFRRRLNQIGVIIYGNDDSPVVPMLVYLFSKIGAVIRTLIKYNIATVGVGFPATPLMEGRIRFCLSAAHTKEQLDYVLSHIEMIADTLGLRYSKKPRTTTKIEYYSDSETE, encoded by the exons ATGGACACGTACGCGAT tctTCCCGCAATCcaactaaacaaaaaaaagaagttaaaAAAGCACTGCGGTCAAAGGAGTCCTTTGAAAAGGTTTCGTTCATCACAGCGGCGCTTACACACCTTGGTTTCTACATTCTCATGTTCCTGGGATTTATTAATCAGTTATTGTTTGTTCCAAAGGGTGCCACCGAGAAGAATAGAAAG ATACGTCTATAGGAGAGTCAGAGATTGTTGGAATAGGCCAATATGCTCCGTTCCCGGTGCAACGTTAATATTAAAGGATCGAGTTACTAAAGACTATGGATGGACGTTTCA ATTTACTGGAACTGAAACGCCATGTATAAACTTGGGCTCTTACAATTATTTAGGATTCGCCGAGGCGAGTAGTAAGTGCGCTAACGACAGCATCGAAACGCTCAGGAAGTTTGGCTGTGCCAGTTGTAGTACACGTCTTGAATTAG GAAATATGCCCATACACGATGAATTAGAAGAATTAACTGCGAAATTTCTGGGAGTGGAAGACGCAATAGTGTTTGGAATGGGATTCGCAACGAATGCATTGAATTTGCCTTCTTTGGTCAGCGAAGACTGTTTAGTTCTTAGCGACGAAAAGAATCATGCGTCGCTTATTCTGGGACTGCGATTGTCTGGCGCAGTGATACGGATCTTCAAGCACAATA ACGTAAAACACTTGGAAGACTGCTTAAAGAAGGCTATTGTTTATGGTCAACCAAAGTCTGGTAAACCTTGGAAGAAAATAGTTATCATTGTCGAAGGTATTTATTCTATGGAAGGCTCAATTGTCCATCTACCCGAGATAGTggaattgaaaaagaaatataaa GCCTATCTTTATGTGGATGAAGCGCACAGCATAGGTGCCACAGGAAAGCGCGGGAGAGGAGTTTGCGATTATTACGGCATTGATCCGCATGAAATCGATATACTTATGGGAACATTCACGAAAAGCTTCGGCTCGGCGGGTGGATATATAGCCGGAACGAAA gcattgataaattatttaagaatacaCAGTCACGCACATACATATGCGGTATCCATGTCTCCGCCGGTTACCCAACAAATTATCACGTCGATGCGAATTATCGCAGGCGAAGATGGCACCGATGCTGGTGACAAACGAATCAAACAATTAGCTAggaatacaaaatactttagACGCAGATTAAATCAAATCGGAGTTATAATCTATGGAAATGATGATTCTCCCGTTGTGCCTATGCTAGTTTATCTATTTTCTAAGATTGG TGCAGTGATCCGTACTCtgataaagtataatattgcAACTGTCGGTGTTGGATTCCCAGCAACACCGTTAATGGAAGGCAGAATTAGATTTTGCCTTTCCGCTGCGCATACAAAGGAACAGTTGGATTAT GTATTGTCGCATATTGAGATGATTGCGGACACGTTAGGATTAAGATACTCGAAGAAACCTCGTACCACTACAAAAATAGAATACTATTCCGACAGCGAAACAGAATGA
- the LOC105669446 gene encoding gem-associated protein 6-like: MYNHPTTRKSYYQLTVRAMSYGFNISMEEEDSKFAHKVYKNDPILFTNYVGKEVKIMMKDKSSHSGIVYTVDPVSGSIVLLQSGKTTQYRLQIIFDHAIQNMKITSEEKINIPELFPSISAKFSPATITTRKNIVMKLLQDNRFPVKEEDNVLQIEDTLSIEPPYYPENCNCTNSIILTRIQNILRRVNDVE; this comes from the exons ATGTACAACCACCCAACTACGCGAAAAAGCTATTATCAGTTGACAGTTCGTGCAA TGTCGTACGGTTTTAATATAAGCATGGAAGAAGAGGATTCAAAATTTGCACATAAAGTGTACAAAAATGatccaattttatttactaattatGTCGGAAAAGAGGTTAAGATAATGATGAAGGATAAAAGTAGTCATAGTGGTATTGTTTATACAGTTGATCCGGTATCAGGAAg tatTGTGCTCTTGCAGTCTGGAAAAACCACGCAATATcgtttacaaataatatttgacCATGCCATCcagaatatgaaaataacaTCAGAAGAGAAAATAAACATACCAGAATTGTTTCCATCtatatctgcaaaattttcaCCGGCAACGATTActacaagaaaaaatattgttatgaaattattgcaagatAATCGATTTCCAGTTAAAGAAGAGGATAATGTCCTACAGATTGAAGATACTCTTTCAATAGAGCCCCCCTATTATCCAGAAAATTGTAACTGTACTAACAGTATTATTCTTActagaatacaaaatattttaaggcgTGTAAATGATGTTGAATGA